The Triticum aestivum cultivar Chinese Spring chromosome 3A, IWGSC CS RefSeq v2.1, whole genome shotgun sequence genome includes a region encoding these proteins:
- the LOC123063757 gene encoding dnaJ protein P58IPK homolog B isoform X2 has product MAWRLALPLLLFYAPILLCSSSQVQDNDPSKLFKSASEMMSLRKYDGALGLLNAVLELDPNHSEAYRQRATVLRHRCRHKEAESDYNKFLELKPGTASVEKELAQLLQAQNALESAYSQSDAGEFSKVLEYVNKIVLVFSPGCLKAKLLKAKALLALKDYSNVISETGFILKEDEDNLDALLLRGRAYYYLADHDVANRHYQKGLRLDPEHSELKKAYFGLKKLLKKTKSAEDNAAKSKFRVAVEDYKAALAMDPDHTMYNVQLYLGLCKTLVKLGRGKEAINSCTEALSIDEELVDALAQRGEAKLLTEDWEGAVEDLKEAAQKSPQDMAIREALMKAERQLKLSKRKDWYKILGISKTASAADIKRAYKRLALQWHPDKNVENREEAENMFREIASAYEVLSDEDKRVRYDRGEDLEEMGMGGGGGSFDPFGGGGGQQYTFHHGGGFPGGGFPGGFQFNFG; this is encoded by the exons ATGGCGTGGCGGCTGGCGCtgccgctgctgctcttctacgCCCCCAtcctcctctgctcctcctcccaaG TCCAAGACAATGATCCCTCCAAATTGTTCAAGAGCGCCTCCGAGATGATGAGCCTAAGGAAATACGACGGAGCGCTCGGTCTGCTGAACGCTGTCCTTGAGCTCGACCCCAACCATTCCGAAGCTTACAGGCAGCGCGCAACGGTGCTTCGTCACAGATGCAG ACACAAGGAAGCTGAGAGTGACTATAACAAATTCCTGGAGCTCAAGCCTGGGACTGCTTCAGTGGAGAAGGAACTAGCTCAGCTGCTGCAGGCTCAAAACGCGTTGGAATCTGCTTATAGCCAGTCTGATGCTGGAGAATTCTCAAAAGTCCTGGAGTACGTCAATAAAATTGTGCTCGTCTTTTCTCCAGGTTGCTTAAAG GCAAAGCTTCTCAAGGCTAAAGCGTTGCTAGCACTGAAAGACTATTCAAATGTTATTTCGGAGACAGGATTTATTCTCAAGGAAGATGAAGATAACTTGGATGCACTGTTACTTCGTGGTCGAGCATACTATTACCTTGCTGATCATGATGTTGCCAACAG GCACTACCAGAAAGGACTGCGTCTAGACCCTGAACATTCAGAATTGAAGAAGGCGTATTTTGGGTTGAAAAAACTTCTGAAGAAGACCAAGAGC GCAGAGGATAATGCTGCCAAGAGCAAGTTCCGCGTGGCTGTTGAAGACTACAAGGCAGCACTAGCAATGGATCCAGACCACACTATGTACAACGTACAACTTTATCTCGGGCTATGTAAGACTCTGGTTAAACTTGGGAGAGGCAAGGAGGCAATCAACAGCTGTACAGAAGCACTCAGCATAGATGAAGAACTTGTTGATGCTTTGGCACAG AGAGGTGAGGCTAAACTTCTAACAGAAGATTGGGAAGGTGCGGTTGAGGACCTCAAAGAGGCTGCCCAGAAATCCCCACAG GACATGGCAATCAGAGAGGCGCTCATGAAAGCTGAAAGGCAGCTCAAGCTGAGCAAAAGGAAAGACTGGTACAAGATCCTGGGCATCTCAAAGACAGCATCGGCCGCGGACATCAAGCGCGCGTACAAGAGGCTGGCGCTGCAGTGGCACCCGGACAAGAACGTGGAGAACCGCGAGGAGGCGGAGAACATGTTCCGAGAGATCGCCTCCGCATACGAG GTGCTTAGCGACGAGGACAAGCGTGTGAGGTACGACCGGGGAGAGGACCTGGAGGAGATGGGCATGGGGGGAGGCGGCGGCAGCTTTGACCCGTTCGGCGGAGGCGGTGGGCAGCAGTACACGTTCCACCACGGCGGTGGGTTCCCCGGCGGGGGCTTCCCCGGTGGCTTCCAGTTCAACTTCGGGTAA
- the LOC123063757 gene encoding dnaJ protein P58IPK homolog B isoform X1: MAWRLALPLLLFYAPILLCSSSQEVQDNDPSKLFKSASEMMSLRKYDGALGLLNAVLELDPNHSEAYRQRATVLRHRCRHKEAESDYNKFLELKPGTASVEKELAQLLQAQNALESAYSQSDAGEFSKVLEYVNKIVLVFSPGCLKAKLLKAKALLALKDYSNVISETGFILKEDEDNLDALLLRGRAYYYLADHDVANRHYQKGLRLDPEHSELKKAYFGLKKLLKKTKSAEDNAAKSKFRVAVEDYKAALAMDPDHTMYNVQLYLGLCKTLVKLGRGKEAINSCTEALSIDEELVDALAQRGEAKLLTEDWEGAVEDLKEAAQKSPQDMAIREALMKAERQLKLSKRKDWYKILGISKTASAADIKRAYKRLALQWHPDKNVENREEAENMFREIASAYEVLSDEDKRVRYDRGEDLEEMGMGGGGGSFDPFGGGGGQQYTFHHGGGFPGGGFPGGFQFNFG; the protein is encoded by the exons ATGGCGTGGCGGCTGGCGCtgccgctgctgctcttctacgCCCCCAtcctcctctgctcctcctcccaaG AAGTCCAAGACAATGATCCCTCCAAATTGTTCAAGAGCGCCTCCGAGATGATGAGCCTAAGGAAATACGACGGAGCGCTCGGTCTGCTGAACGCTGTCCTTGAGCTCGACCCCAACCATTCCGAAGCTTACAGGCAGCGCGCAACGGTGCTTCGTCACAGATGCAG ACACAAGGAAGCTGAGAGTGACTATAACAAATTCCTGGAGCTCAAGCCTGGGACTGCTTCAGTGGAGAAGGAACTAGCTCAGCTGCTGCAGGCTCAAAACGCGTTGGAATCTGCTTATAGCCAGTCTGATGCTGGAGAATTCTCAAAAGTCCTGGAGTACGTCAATAAAATTGTGCTCGTCTTTTCTCCAGGTTGCTTAAAG GCAAAGCTTCTCAAGGCTAAAGCGTTGCTAGCACTGAAAGACTATTCAAATGTTATTTCGGAGACAGGATTTATTCTCAAGGAAGATGAAGATAACTTGGATGCACTGTTACTTCGTGGTCGAGCATACTATTACCTTGCTGATCATGATGTTGCCAACAG GCACTACCAGAAAGGACTGCGTCTAGACCCTGAACATTCAGAATTGAAGAAGGCGTATTTTGGGTTGAAAAAACTTCTGAAGAAGACCAAGAGC GCAGAGGATAATGCTGCCAAGAGCAAGTTCCGCGTGGCTGTTGAAGACTACAAGGCAGCACTAGCAATGGATCCAGACCACACTATGTACAACGTACAACTTTATCTCGGGCTATGTAAGACTCTGGTTAAACTTGGGAGAGGCAAGGAGGCAATCAACAGCTGTACAGAAGCACTCAGCATAGATGAAGAACTTGTTGATGCTTTGGCACAG AGAGGTGAGGCTAAACTTCTAACAGAAGATTGGGAAGGTGCGGTTGAGGACCTCAAAGAGGCTGCCCAGAAATCCCCACAG GACATGGCAATCAGAGAGGCGCTCATGAAAGCTGAAAGGCAGCTCAAGCTGAGCAAAAGGAAAGACTGGTACAAGATCCTGGGCATCTCAAAGACAGCATCGGCCGCGGACATCAAGCGCGCGTACAAGAGGCTGGCGCTGCAGTGGCACCCGGACAAGAACGTGGAGAACCGCGAGGAGGCGGAGAACATGTTCCGAGAGATCGCCTCCGCATACGAG GTGCTTAGCGACGAGGACAAGCGTGTGAGGTACGACCGGGGAGAGGACCTGGAGGAGATGGGCATGGGGGGAGGCGGCGGCAGCTTTGACCCGTTCGGCGGAGGCGGTGGGCAGCAGTACACGTTCCACCACGGCGGTGGGTTCCCCGGCGGGGGCTTCCCCGGTGGCTTCCAGTTCAACTTCGGGTAA